ATTCATCTTTTGTCATGAACAATTGATAAACACCAGGTTGCTGATCACCACCCACCGCTTCAATTCTCAGCTCTCTTAATCGGTCCATATTTAATGGTGTACCGTCCGTTAATACGAGATAATCCAACTGGCTTTCTGGCGGATCAAACCCCGGTTGGTCGTTCACAAAGAGTTTGGCATCCTTCATAGAAATTTTATCGCCCGGCAATCCGACGCAACGTTTAATATAGTTCTCCCTTTTATCAATAGGTCTTGCCTGAATCGTAAACTGCGAATTGACAGTCTGCCAGCCATAAGCCCGAACAAGATCGTAATAACTTGCATTTTGGTTCTCAAGCGCGACAGTGTCACCTGCAGGAAAATTGAAAACAACGACATCATTACGTTCAATCTTTTGAAATCCTGGCAAACGTTTATAGGGTAATTCAATCAATTCAGAATATGCTTTCCCTCCAGTGATGGGCATCGTATGATGTGCAAAAGGAAATGCAATCGGCGTGTTAGGAACCCGTGGTCCATAATTTAACTTGCTGACAAATAGGAAATCTCCGATCAATAAGGTCCGCTCCATCGATCCGGTAGGAATCATATAAGCCTCAATCAGAAAACCACGAATAAGCGACGCTGCGACAGTTGCAAATACAATGGCATCTGCCCATTCGCGCACCATGGATTTCTTATACGGATATTTAATTTTATAATCTTTGTAAGATTCAAGTGCAATTTCGGCACGTTTCTCCTCAGTCAGTTCAATACCTTCTTGGCTTGCGGCCTTTAAATTTTTAGCATATAAGCCGTTCAAAAAACGCACATTATTGTCCTTTGCCCACATTGGCAGAACAATAAAAGGAACCAAAACTGCAGCTGCATTTTCCCAAAAACGGCGTTTTCCAAAACAATGGATAAAATCAAGGTAAAGATTATAGAAAACAAAGACATTGACAATTGGCACGAGCAATAAAATTACCCACCATGTAGGTCTTCCCGTCAATTTTGCCTGAATATACTGGCTATAAAAAGGCACGATCGCTTCCCAGCCATTTCTGCCAGCTTTAACAAACAATTGCCACAATCCATATCCCGATATTGCTGTTAAAACCGCAAATATAATTAAGCCCATAATCTACTAATTAGTACTATTTATTAAAATCAAAAATTTCCGTAACTTGATAGAAACCTCTTTTGCCATTCAACCATTCAGCAGCAACTACAGCCCCTAAAGCAAATCCATCCCGGCTATGTGCAGTATGCTTAAACTCTATTTGATCAACCTCAGAACTATAAAGCACGGTATGTGTTCCTGGAACTTCTTCAATTCGATGACTTTCTATTAAAAGTTCCTGCGGTTTTGGAATAATCTCATCCTGTTCACCAACAACAGTATTTACCCAATTGGTTTTCACATCGCTATTGTCCAATATGCCCTCAGCAATCGTAATTGCTGTACCACTTGGTGCATCCAACTTGTGAATGTGGTGTATTTCCTCTACCTGAACATCATATTGTTTATAAGGTTGCAATGCCTTCGCCAACATTCTATTGATATGGAAGAATACATTCACTCCGATAGAGAAGTTGGAGCCATACAAAATAGAACCATCAGCATCCAAACACTTCACCTTAACATCCTCCAGGTGATCATACCAACCAGTTGTTCCTACTACAATAGGCACCCCTGCTTCAAGGCAAAGATTCATATTATCCAGTGCTGCAGAAGGTACACTAAAGTCAATTGCGACATCAGCACCTTTAATATCATCAGCAGTCAGGTTAGGACGATTATGTTCATCGACAACTAAAAAAATTTGATGGCCTCTTTTTAGTGCATATCGTTCGATAATCTGCCCCATTTTGCCATATCCCAAGAGAATGATGTTCATATATTTAGAAAAAAGTATAGTTTATTTTTAAAATTAAAAAATTTCAATGAAATACCC
The Sphingobacterium multivorum genome window above contains:
- the dapB gene encoding 4-hydroxy-tetrahydrodipicolinate reductase; the protein is MNIILLGYGKMGQIIERYALKRGHQIFLVVDEHNRPNLTADDIKGADVAIDFSVPSAALDNMNLCLEAGVPIVVGTTGWYDHLEDVKVKCLDADGSILYGSNFSIGVNVFFHINRMLAKALQPYKQYDVQVEEIHHIHKLDAPSGTAITIAEGILDNSDVKTNWVNTVVGEQDEIIPKPQELLIESHRIEEVPGTHTVLYSSEVDQIEFKHTAHSRDGFALGAVVAAEWLNGKRGFYQVTEIFDFNK
- the lepB gene encoding signal peptidase I; the protein is MGLIIFAVLTAISGYGLWQLFVKAGRNGWEAIVPFYSQYIQAKLTGRPTWWVILLLVPIVNVFVFYNLYLDFIHCFGKRRFWENAAAVLVPFIVLPMWAKDNNVRFLNGLYAKNLKAASQEGIELTEEKRAEIALESYKDYKIKYPYKKSMVREWADAIVFATVAASLIRGFLIEAYMIPTGSMERTLLIGDFLFVSKLNYGPRVPNTPIAFPFAHHTMPITGGKAYSELIELPYKRLPGFQKIERNDVVVFNFPAGDTVALENQNASYYDLVRAYGWQTVNSQFTIQARPIDKRENYIKRCVGLPGDKISMKDAKLFVNDQPGFDPPESQLDYLVLTDGTPLNMDRLRELRIEAVGGDQQPGVYQLFMTKDELAIVKSWSNVKEIRRSPVGEGAYPYDPQYKWDFDNFGPILIPKKGWTVALNAQTLPIYERAIRVYENNKLEKRSDGIYINDVKADHYTFKMDYFWMMGDNRHNSLDSRGWGFVPEDHVVGKALFTWMSWDEIGTGLSKIRWNRIFKGIH